A genomic segment from Xiphophorus maculatus strain JP 163 A chromosome 6, X_maculatus-5.0-male, whole genome shotgun sequence encodes:
- the LOC102221433 gene encoding xenotropic and polytropic retrovirus receptor 1 homolog yields MKFTEHLSAHITPEWRKQYIQYEAFKEMLYAAQDQAPSVEVTDDDTVKRYYAKFEEKFFQTCEKELAKINTFYSEKLAEAQRCFATLQNELQSSLDAQRESSATGLGLRRRKTVFALSQKERCKHRNIKDLQLAFSEFYLSLILLQNYQNLNFTGFRKILKKHDKILETSKGADWRVAHVEVAPFYTCKKITQLISETEALVTTELEGGDRQKAMKRLRVPPLGAAQPAPAWTTFRVGLYCGVFLVLIVTVVITGAVKIGGSKVWPVVRIYRGGFLLIEFLFLLGINTYGWRQAGVNHVLIFELNPRNNLSHQHLFEIAGLLGVLWCVSLLSSLFCDDIRIPMQANPLALYGVFLLFLINPSKTCYYKSRFWLLKLLFRVVTAPFHHVGFADFWLADQLNSLVVVLMDLEYMICFYSLELEWTKEDGLYSNTESVCNTYSYGVRAVIKCLPAWFRFAQCLRRYRDTKRAFPHLVNAGKYSTSFFVVTFSALYNTHKNSEPEHKIYLYLYIACLIVSSCYTLIWDLKMDWGLFDRNAGENTFLREEIVYPQKAYYYCAIVEDVLLRFAWVLTITLTLLTNFADMADILATLLAPLEVFRRFVWNFFRLENEHLNNCGEFRAVRDISVAPLNADDQTLLEQMMDQEDGVRNRQGKKSWKRSYSMSLRRPRLASQSKTRDTKVLIDDTDDDS; encoded by the exons GCGTTTAAGGAGATGTTGTATGCTGCACAGGACCAAGCTCCATCCGTTGAAG tcaCAGACGATGATACAGTCAAGAGGTATTATGCCAAGTTTGAGGAGAAGTTTTTCCAGACTTGTGAGAAAGAGCTGGCCAAAATCAATACCTTCTATTCTG AAAAGCTGGCCGAGGCTCAGCGATGCTTCGCCACGCTGCAGAATGAGCTGCAGTCATCGCTGGACGCCCAGAGGGAGAGCTCTGCCACCGGGCTGGGCCTCAGAAGAAGGAAAACTGTGTTTGCCCTTTCACAGAAGGAGAGATGCAAACATAGAAACATTAAGGATCTGCAGCTGGCCTTCTCCGAGTTCTACCTCAGCCTTATACTGCTGCAGAATTATCAG aACTTGAACTTCACAGGATTCAGGAAGATTCTCAAGAAGCATGATAAGATTTTGGAAACTTCCAAGGGGGCAGATTGGAGGGTGGCCCACGTTGAAGTGGCTCCATTTTATACATGCAAGAAGATCACCCAACTCATCTCTGAGACTGAG GCTCTGGTCACAACAGAGCTGGAAGGCGGCGACCGGCAGAAGGCCATGAAGAGGCTGAGAGTTCCTCCACTGGGAGCTGCACAA cCTGCTCCAGCTTGGACCACCTTCAGAGTGGGACTTTACTGTGGAGTATTCCTCGTCTTGATTGTCACTGTAGTCATTACAG GAGCTGTGAAGATTGGTGGTTCTAAAGTCTGGCCTGTGGTCAGGATCTACAGAGGAGGCTTCCTGCTAATAGAGTTTCTCTTCCTTTTAG GGATCAACACCTATGGCTGGAGGCAGGCAGGAGTTAATCATGTCCTCATATTTGAACTTAATCCCAGAAACAACCTCTCCCACCAACATCTGTTTGAG ATTGCAGGCCTGTTGGGGGTGCTCTGGTGCGTCAGCTTGCTGTCAAGTCTTTTCTGTGATGACATCAGGATTCCGATGCAGGCCAACCCTCTGGCTCTTTATggcgtcttcctcctgtttCTCATCAACCCGTCAAAGACCTGTTACTACAAGTCCCGCTTCTGGCTGCTCAAGCTGCTG TTCAGAGTGGTGACTGCTCCATTTCATCATGTTGGATTTGCAGACTTCTGGCTGGCTGACCAGTTAAACTCTCTggtggtggttctgatggatctggagTACATGATCTGTTTCTACAGCTTAGAGCTGGAGTGGACAAAAGAGGATGGGCTTTATAGTAACACAG AAAGCGTGTGTAACACCTACTCCTATGGTGTTCGGGCGGTCATCAAGTGTCTTCCTGCGTGGTTCCGATTCGCCCAGTGTCTGCGGCGCTATCGGGACACCAAGCGGGCCTTTCCTCATCTGGTTAATGCTGGGAAGTACTCCACTTCCTTCTTTGTCGTCACTTTCTCCGCCCtgtacaacacacacaaaa ACTCCGAACCCGAACACAAAATCTACCTGTACTTGTACATTGCCTGTTTAATTGTAAGCTCTTGTTATACACTGATCTGGGATCTGAAGATGGACTGGGGCCTGTTTGACCGAAATGCAGGAGAGAACACTTTCCTACGGGAGGAGATAGTCTACCCACAGAAG GCCTATTATTACTGTGCTATAGTGGAGGATGTGCTCCTGCGTTTCGCCTGGGTTTTAACAATCACTCTCACCTTGCTCACCAACTTTGCAGACATGGCTGACATTCTAGCTACCCTGCTGGCTCCGCTGGAGGTCTTCAG acGCTTCGTGTGGAATTTCTTCCGACTTGAGAACGAGCATCTGAATAACTGTGGTGAGTTCAGGGCGGTCCGAGACATCAGTGTGGCCCCTCTCAACGCCGATGACCAGACGCTgctggagcagatgatggaccAGGAGGACGGAGTCAGGAATCGGCAGGGCAAGAAAAGCTGGAAAAGAAGCTACAGCATGAGTCTGCGCCGGCCACGGCTGGCCTCACA